A genomic segment from Gemmatimonadota bacterium encodes:
- a CDS encoding CGNR zinc finger domain-containing protein translates to MTGSPAPRKGEPPGFRLIGGEPSLDFVNTAEWNGDELLVDLLSDYESLVRWAVQAGVVDARVARKLRSRARRDRDEADRALASARELRGILHGAFNATARAHGRARVSDAFNSSVTALGGRLSDALQHRRIGAERGRARFYWSGMGDRLDCIEWPIIWNATHVLASDSADSVRVCAGKDCGWVYVDRSRNGLRRWCSMETCGSREKAHRHYVRVKRRNQGRLSQDSR, encoded by the coding sequence ATGACTGGCAGTCCAGCGCCGCGAAAAGGTGAGCCGCCCGGATTCAGGCTCATAGGTGGAGAACCGAGCCTCGACTTCGTGAACACTGCGGAGTGGAATGGCGACGAGTTGCTCGTGGATCTGCTGTCCGACTACGAATCGCTCGTTAGGTGGGCCGTGCAGGCGGGAGTTGTCGATGCGCGCGTTGCGCGGAAGCTACGCAGTCGCGCGCGTCGCGACAGGGACGAGGCCGATCGCGCGCTGGCCAGCGCGCGTGAGTTGCGCGGAATCCTTCACGGTGCCTTCAACGCGACCGCTCGAGCGCACGGACGAGCGCGCGTCAGCGATGCGTTCAACAGTTCCGTTACCGCGCTTGGCGGTCGGCTTTCTGACGCCCTCCAGCATCGACGCATTGGTGCCGAGCGCGGACGCGCGCGGTTCTACTGGAGCGGAATGGGTGACAGACTGGACTGCATCGAGTGGCCGATCATCTGGAATGCAACACATGTGCTGGCGTCGGATTCTGCCGACTCGGTGCGTGTGTGCGCCGGCAAGGATTGCGGCTGGGTTTACGTGGATCGCAGCCGCAACGGCCTCCGCCGCTGGTGCAGCATGGAAACGTGCGGCTCGCGCGAAAAGGCCCATCGGCACTACGTGCGCGTGAAGAGGCGCAACCAGGGCCGACTCTCCCAGGACTCGCGGTAG
- a CDS encoding pyridoxal-dependent decarboxylase has protein sequence MTSPNNPPEETFDPASPEEWEKFRALSHRMVDDMLTHLESLREQPAWREMPASVREALAEPVPRTGVGAEAAYRHFVQNVLPYPDGNLHPRFFGWVKGNGTPLGMMADMLASGLNPHMAGFNQAPALVEQQLIDWLAELLGMPGGSGVLVTGGTMASTLALGVARFAKARELGIDVREDGVQQWPDAPQRGPFVFYGSSETHGWARKATEFMGLGDRAFRRVPVDSNYRIEMAALAEMVAADRAAGMIPFCVVGTAGTVNTGASDDLTAIAEFCRRENLWFHVDGAFGALAYLSDELRPQVAGLERADSLGFDLHKWGDLPFECACVLVRDPEVHVATYAAPASYLAAATRGVIAGGLPFADRGIDLTRGFKALKAWLSLKADGVDKLVRMVEQNVAQIRYLTGRVEAHPDLELLAPAPLNIACLRYAPAGISEDMLDAINTEVLLRIQECGLAVPSSTIIDGKFAIRIANVNHRARMSDIDVLIDGVLRFGREVTAEMKPGSLST, from the coding sequence ATGACGTCCCCCAACAATCCGCCTGAAGAAACCTTCGACCCGGCTTCACCAGAAGAATGGGAAAAATTTCGCGCGCTGTCGCACCGCATGGTGGACGACATGCTCACTCATCTGGAGAGCCTGCGCGAGCAACCCGCATGGCGTGAGATGCCGGCATCGGTCCGAGAGGCACTCGCGGAGCCGGTCCCTCGCACTGGTGTCGGTGCGGAAGCGGCGTATCGCCATTTCGTTCAGAACGTGCTCCCGTATCCCGACGGCAATCTGCACCCGCGATTCTTTGGTTGGGTGAAGGGAAACGGAACGCCGCTCGGCATGATGGCCGACATGCTCGCCTCCGGACTGAATCCGCACATGGCTGGTTTCAATCAGGCGCCGGCGCTGGTGGAGCAACAGTTGATAGACTGGCTGGCTGAACTGCTCGGAATGCCAGGCGGAAGTGGAGTTCTCGTTACCGGTGGCACCATGGCAAGCACACTCGCACTCGGCGTTGCGCGCTTTGCGAAAGCGCGCGAGCTGGGCATCGACGTGCGCGAGGACGGTGTACAACAATGGCCGGACGCGCCACAGCGCGGTCCATTCGTGTTCTACGGATCTTCCGAGACTCACGGCTGGGCGCGCAAGGCCACCGAATTCATGGGCCTGGGCGACAGAGCGTTCCGGCGTGTGCCCGTGGACTCGAATTACCGAATCGAAATGGCGGCGCTCGCCGAAATGGTTGCGGCGGATCGCGCCGCTGGAATGATACCGTTCTGCGTCGTCGGCACGGCTGGCACGGTGAACACGGGAGCATCAGACGATCTCACTGCGATCGCCGAATTTTGTCGGCGCGAGAATCTGTGGTTCCACGTCGACGGCGCATTCGGCGCACTCGCCTACCTGTCGGATGAACTGCGCCCACAAGTTGCAGGCCTCGAGCGTGCCGATTCACTCGGCTTCGATCTGCACAAGTGGGGCGATCTGCCGTTCGAGTGCGCCTGCGTGCTCGTGCGTGATCCGGAAGTGCACGTGGCAACGTACGCGGCACCAGCCAGCTATCTGGCCGCCGCGACGCGAGGCGTCATTGCCGGCGGTCTGCCGTTTGCCGATCGCGGCATCGATCTCACGCGCGGCTTCAAGGCGCTCAAGGCCTGGTTGTCGCTCAAGGCCGATGGCGTCGACAAGCTCGTGCGCATGGTCGAGCAGAACGTCGCGCAGATCAGATATCTCACCGGGCGTGTCGAAGCGCACCCGGATCTCGAGCTGCTCGCGCCCGCGCCACTCAACATCGCGTGCCTCCGCTACGCACCGGCTGGCATCTCCGAAGACATGCTCGATGCAATCAATACCGAGGTGCTGCTTCGCATTCAGGAATGCGGGCTCGCCGTTCCATCCAGCACGATCATCGATGGCAAATTCGCGATTCGGATTGCGAACGTGAACCACCGCGCACGCATGTCCGATATCGATGTACTGATCGACGGCGTGCTACGGTTCGGAAGGGAAGTAACGGCCGAGATGAAGCCGGGGTCGCTCTCCACATGA
- a CDS encoding metalloregulator ArsR/SmtB family transcription factor, translated as MPRVIPRTDPFHAVADPTRRAILDRLRRGAAPASEIAAGFRISRPAVSRHLRVLRDARLVREQRRGGVDGRQRVYELTPVPLTDVAKWIAGYQKFWPSNLANLKRHVEGSTDWTFDRPPEKPQS; from the coding sequence ATGCCTCGTGTCATTCCCCGGACAGACCCGTTCCACGCGGTCGCAGATCCAACGCGGAGGGCGATCCTGGACCGCCTGCGGCGCGGTGCCGCGCCTGCGAGCGAGATCGCGGCCGGTTTCAGGATAAGCCGCCCCGCAGTATCGCGACATCTGCGGGTATTGCGCGATGCGCGGCTGGTGCGGGAGCAGCGCCGCGGCGGAGTCGATGGGCGACAGCGCGTCTACGAGCTCACGCCGGTCCCGCTCACCGACGTTGCGAAGTGGATTGCCGGCTACCAGAAGTTCTGGCCATCCAACCTCGCGAATCTCAAACGGCATGTCGAGGGTAGCACGGATTGGACCTTCGATCGCCCACCGGAAAAGCCTCAGTCATGA
- a CDS encoding ATP-dependent Clp protease proteolytic subunit — translation MPTLYTPYVTERSSRGEHTYDVFSRLLMDRIVFLGTPVTDDVANVIIAQLLFLEADNAERDVHLYINSPGGSVSAGLAIYDTMQFMKAPVNTICMGFAASISCFLLAGGRAGKRSALPHSRIMQHQPSQTGGGGTASDVEIQAREIVFLRRKVNELMAKHTGRPVEQIEHDFDRDNYMSAEQAKEYGIIDHVVTHKGEVIEASREPATTV, via the coding sequence ATGCCGACCCTCTACACACCTTACGTCACCGAGCGCTCGTCTCGCGGAGAACACACATACGATGTGTTTTCGCGACTCCTCATGGATCGCATCGTCTTCCTGGGGACACCGGTCACCGACGACGTCGCGAACGTCATCATAGCGCAGCTGCTCTTCCTGGAAGCGGACAATGCGGAGCGGGACGTACATCTCTACATCAATTCGCCCGGCGGATCGGTATCAGCCGGACTCGCGATCTACGACACCATGCAATTCATGAAGGCGCCCGTGAACACGATCTGCATGGGATTCGCGGCGAGCATCAGCTGCTTTCTGCTCGCTGGCGGACGCGCCGGCAAACGATCGGCGCTACCGCACTCGCGCATCATGCAGCACCAGCCGTCACAGACTGGTGGTGGCGGCACCGCATCGGATGTCGAGATCCAGGCGCGCGAGATCGTGTTCCTGCGCCGCAAGGTGAACGAGCTCATGGCGAAGCATACCGGGCGTCCGGTGGAGCAGATCGAGCACGACTTCGATCGCGACAACTACATGTCCGCCGAACAGGCAAAGGAATACGGCATCATCGACCACGTTGTGACGCACAAGGGCGAGGTCATCGAAGCGAGTCGAGAGCCGGCGACTACGGTGTAG
- a CDS encoding protein phosphatase 2C domain-containing protein yields the protein MADDDESSTPRKPLDEEIDVWGLTHPGKVRKTNEDHFLLGSLRKHLDIKATSLPEAEQLRASNERAGFIAMVADGVGGQLAGEEASRIALEAVTQYVIHSALCYYQSDAQAEDFVNVLQKAAITSHDAVLQRARDDSDLRGMATTLTLWIGVWPWIYLLQVGDSRYYLFRNNVLTQITRDQTMAQEFIDQGVMTRPVALASPWANVLSSSLGGEQTAPVVTRLAASWENIHLICSDGLTKHVSDARIAERLRGMTSAREACEGLLQDALDGGGTDNITIIVGRAVAKDGNDAQLQITPSD from the coding sequence GTGGCAGATGATGACGAGTCGTCCACGCCGCGCAAGCCGCTCGATGAAGAGATCGATGTATGGGGGCTGACGCACCCCGGCAAGGTTCGCAAGACTAACGAAGATCATTTCCTGCTGGGGTCCCTCCGCAAGCATCTCGACATCAAGGCGACTTCACTTCCGGAAGCCGAGCAGCTTCGTGCGAGCAACGAGCGCGCCGGCTTCATCGCGATGGTTGCCGACGGGGTGGGCGGACAGCTCGCTGGTGAGGAGGCCAGTCGGATAGCGCTCGAAGCGGTCACGCAATACGTGATACACAGCGCGCTCTGCTACTACCAGTCCGACGCACAGGCAGAGGACTTTGTGAACGTACTGCAGAAGGCCGCAATAACCAGTCACGACGCGGTGCTGCAGCGCGCGCGCGATGATAGCGACCTGCGCGGAATGGCTACGACACTGACGTTGTGGATCGGCGTGTGGCCGTGGATCTATCTGCTCCAGGTTGGCGATTCACGTTACTACCTGTTCCGGAACAACGTGCTGACGCAGATCACGCGTGATCAGACGATGGCGCAGGAGTTCATCGACCAGGGAGTGATGACGCGCCCGGTAGCACTCGCGTCGCCCTGGGCGAACGTGCTCTCCAGTTCGCTGGGCGGCGAGCAGACTGCACCGGTGGTCACACGCCTCGCGGCAAGTTGGGAGAACATTCATCTCATCTGCAGCGATGGTCTCACCAAGCACGTTTCCGACGCGCGGATCGCCGAGCGGCTTCGCGGAATGACGTCCGCGCGCGAGGCGTGCGAAGGATTGCTGCAGGATGCGCTCGATGGCGGTGGCACGGACAACATCACCATAATCGTCGGACGCGCGGTAGCGAAGGACGGGAACGACGCGCAACTTCAGATCACCCCGTCCGACTGA
- a CDS encoding MFS transporter has protein sequence MATRSREIGATTGAAIKVLGAIAFCHLLNDMMQSLLPAIYPMLKTSYRLNFAQIGLITLAYQMTASMLQPLVGLYTDHRPQPYSLVAGMSFTLLGLLLLSRAASFPALLVAASLVGVGSSVFHPESSRVARMASGGRHGFAQSMFQVGGNAGSAIGPLLAAFIVLPFGQSSIAWFSAAALIGIIVLWNVGTWYSANRSVVSPVRGKVTADHVTLSRGKVRFALAILMALLFSKYFYLASLTSYYAFYLINKFHVSVQSSQIHLFVFLGAVAAGTIIGGPIGDRYGRKLVIWCSILGVLPFTLLLPYANLFWTEILSVVIGLVLASAFSAIIVFAQELVPGKVGMISGLFFGLAFGVGGIGAAFLGQLADHTSIDFVYKVCSYLPAVGLLTGFLPNMKHVDVAA, from the coding sequence TTGGCGACCAGGAGCAGGGAAATTGGCGCGACCACCGGCGCGGCCATCAAGGTCCTGGGAGCGATTGCATTCTGTCATCTGCTGAACGACATGATGCAGTCGCTCCTGCCGGCGATCTACCCGATGCTGAAGACGAGCTACAGGCTCAACTTCGCGCAGATCGGACTCATCACGCTTGCATATCAGATGACTGCGTCGATGCTGCAGCCACTGGTTGGCCTGTACACCGATCATCGGCCGCAGCCCTACTCGCTCGTCGCCGGCATGAGCTTCACCTTGCTCGGTCTGCTGCTGTTGTCGAGAGCCGCGAGTTTTCCCGCGCTGCTGGTCGCGGCATCGCTGGTCGGCGTCGGCTCGTCGGTGTTTCATCCGGAATCGTCGCGTGTCGCGCGCATGGCGTCCGGTGGGCGGCATGGATTTGCGCAGTCGATGTTTCAGGTCGGCGGAAATGCCGGCTCTGCCATCGGGCCACTGCTCGCTGCGTTCATAGTCCTTCCGTTCGGACAGTCGAGCATTGCGTGGTTCTCCGCCGCGGCGCTCATCGGAATCATCGTACTGTGGAACGTCGGCACCTGGTACAGCGCAAATCGATCGGTTGTCTCGCCGGTACGGGGGAAAGTCACTGCTGATCACGTCACGCTGTCGCGTGGGAAAGTGCGGTTCGCGCTGGCCATCCTCATGGCGTTGCTGTTCTCCAAGTATTTCTATCTCGCGAGTCTCACCAGCTACTACGCGTTCTACCTGATCAACAAGTTCCACGTATCGGTGCAGAGCTCGCAGATCCACCTGTTCGTGTTTCTCGGCGCCGTTGCCGCCGGCACGATCATCGGCGGCCCGATCGGTGACCGGTACGGCCGGAAGCTCGTGATCTGGTGCTCCATACTTGGCGTGCTTCCGTTCACGCTGCTGCTGCCGTACGCAAATCTGTTCTGGACCGAGATCCTGAGCGTGGTGATTGGTCTCGTGCTCGCATCGGCATTTTCAGCGATCATCGTGTTCGCGCAGGAATTGGTGCCGGGAAAGGTGGGAATGATCTCCGGTCTGTTCTTTGGCCTCGCGTTCGGTGTTGGCGGGATTGGCGCAGCATTCCTGGGCCAGCTCGCCGATCACACGAGCATCGACTTTGTGTACAAGGTCTGCTCGTACCTGCCAGCCGTTGGACTGCTCACGGGTTTCCTGCCGAACATGAAACACGTCGACGTGGCAGCGTGA
- a CDS encoding YidB family protein, with protein MGMFDGLLGGVVGAEMATVVNGLIEKHGGVQGIVSQLESQGLGNTVKSWVGTGTNEPITGDQLHAALGSDAMTQLAAKFGIPPEELSAKLAQVLPGAIDKLTPNGKVPATP; from the coding sequence ATGGGAATGTTCGACGGATTACTGGGTGGCGTCGTCGGCGCCGAGATGGCAACTGTCGTCAACGGCCTGATCGAGAAGCACGGCGGCGTGCAGGGGATCGTCAGCCAGCTGGAGTCGCAGGGGCTGGGCAATACCGTGAAGTCGTGGGTCGGCACCGGAACGAACGAGCCGATAACCGGAGACCAGCTCCACGCGGCGCTGGGTTCGGATGCCATGACGCAACTTGCGGCAAAGTTCGGCATCCCCCCGGAAGAGCTCTCCGCCAAGCTGGCTCAGGTGCTTCCGGGGGCCATCGACAAGCTGACACCGAACGGGAAAGTGCCGGCTACACCGTAG
- a CDS encoding EamA family transporter, whose product MTVAARKEDAPARPAHNVEAAGSSGRGMAYLALAAAGCSWGTGFYFAKVALTEMGVGHMLVYRFAFGCLGLLPVAFRIRALPRASDVPFFFVAAALYIPIQFLVQFEGLARTTASHASLMVGTLPLTLAIAAVIFTKERLDRVGWSMIVVSTIGAILIVLTAHEANGAAGGPSLIGDLLVLGSLFAGVAWVLVTQRVMHAGHGYSAVAMTVYVVFLGSAMLFLWVFVADGPPPVHLSTHVWLALAAQGFLATTAATLLWNWGLRRVPAARAGIFVNFEPVVGSILGVTLLGESLGPVAIFGGLLIVGAATIFSLRKPATHEARSRVA is encoded by the coding sequence ATGACCGTTGCCGCTCGGAAAGAGGATGCGCCTGCACGCCCCGCACACAATGTCGAGGCCGCCGGCAGTTCCGGGCGCGGCATGGCCTACCTGGCGCTCGCCGCAGCCGGCTGCTCGTGGGGGACGGGTTTCTACTTCGCCAAGGTCGCGCTCACGGAGATGGGCGTCGGCCACATGCTGGTGTACCGCTTCGCGTTCGGATGCCTTGGCTTGCTGCCGGTCGCGTTCCGCATTCGCGCGCTCCCGCGAGCGTCCGACGTCCCGTTCTTTTTCGTAGCGGCCGCACTCTACATACCGATCCAGTTTCTGGTGCAGTTCGAAGGGCTCGCACGCACTACTGCCTCGCACGCATCGTTGATGGTGGGCACACTCCCCCTGACACTTGCGATAGCCGCGGTCATATTCACGAAAGAGCGCCTCGATCGTGTCGGATGGTCGATGATAGTCGTCTCGACGATCGGCGCGATACTCATCGTGCTCACGGCACATGAGGCGAACGGCGCCGCCGGTGGACCAAGCCTGATCGGCGACCTGCTCGTGCTCGGCTCGCTGTTCGCGGGCGTCGCATGGGTGCTGGTCACGCAACGCGTGATGCACGCGGGGCACGGCTACTCCGCGGTCGCGATGACTGTTTACGTGGTTTTTCTGGGCAGCGCGATGCTATTCCTGTGGGTGTTCGTCGCCGATGGCCCGCCTCCCGTGCATCTCTCCACGCACGTATGGCTGGCGCTCGCGGCCCAGGGATTCCTCGCGACGACCGCGGCAACACTGCTCTGGAACTGGGGCCTCAGGAGAGTACCGGCGGCCCGGGCCGGCATCTTCGTCAATTTCGAGCCGGTAGTGGGGTCGATACTCGGCGTCACGCTGCTAGGCGAGTCGCTGGGACCGGTTGCGATCTTCGGGGGCCTTCTGATCGTCGGTGCGGCCACCATATTCTCACTGAGAAAACCGGCCACACACGAGGCTCGGAGCAGGGTCGCGTAA
- a CDS encoding alpha/beta hydrolase-fold protein, which translates to MYKLASFSLTRQFSTVALLSACVLAPTAQLTAQRVEVSFPSSVHATPITGRLILIVARDSAREPRFRAGSYGGTQPFFGLDVSALAPGASATIDASTAGYPFTLAQLPAGDYYVQAVMNVYTQFHRADGHVIWGHMDQWEGQHWNTSPGNLVSNVQRVHVDAANPMNLKLSLSRVLPPVTMPVDTKWVKHVKIQSKLLSTFWGQPIFIGATILLPKDYDSHPNAHYPAIYQQDHFSLAPAFGFTTDSGANYAAERTMLKARTDGREPGFDFYKSWNSSNFPRMIGVKFQHPTMYYDDSYAVNSQNNGPYGDALLTELIPYIESHFRAIPKPYARVLTGGSTGGWESIALQVLHPDFFNGTWTLYPDPVDFSRLQLVDAYADTSAFVENENPIVVTPRYMSRSSEGQPQTTQRDLSKIESVLGSHERSGQQFNAWDAAWGPVGADGYPRPLWNKTTGTIDRSVATYWRDHFDLRYILSKDWATIGPKLQGKLHVYVGDMDNYYLNLAVYRLNDFLPSTSSPRSDAVFQYGRPMKGHGWQPMSDAEMVRMMSKRITESAPKGADVTSWKY; encoded by the coding sequence ATGTACAAGCTTGCATCATTCAGTCTGACACGACAATTCAGTACGGTCGCACTGTTGTCCGCATGCGTCCTGGCTCCAACAGCGCAGTTGACCGCGCAACGCGTTGAAGTCTCCTTTCCCTCGAGCGTGCACGCGACGCCGATCACCGGACGCCTCATCCTCATCGTCGCGCGCGACTCCGCTCGGGAGCCGCGTTTCCGTGCGGGCAGCTATGGTGGAACGCAGCCATTCTTCGGACTGGACGTTTCCGCACTCGCTCCCGGAGCGAGCGCAACGATCGACGCGTCGACGGCCGGATATCCATTCACACTCGCACAGCTTCCTGCCGGAGATTACTACGTACAGGCGGTGATGAACGTGTACACACAGTTCCATCGTGCGGATGGACACGTCATCTGGGGGCATATGGACCAGTGGGAGGGACAGCACTGGAACACGTCGCCCGGAAATCTCGTGAGCAATGTGCAACGCGTGCACGTCGACGCTGCCAATCCAATGAACCTCAAGCTGTCGCTCTCGCGCGTGCTTCCACCTGTAACGATGCCCGTGGACACAAAGTGGGTCAAGCACGTAAAGATCCAGAGTAAACTGCTCTCCACGTTCTGGGGCCAGCCGATATTCATCGGCGCGACGATCCTTCTTCCCAAGGATTACGACAGTCATCCCAACGCGCACTATCCCGCGATCTATCAGCAGGACCACTTCTCGCTCGCGCCGGCATTTGGATTCACGACCGACAGCGGTGCAAACTACGCAGCAGAGCGTACAATGCTCAAGGCGCGCACGGATGGTCGCGAGCCCGGATTTGATTTCTACAAGTCGTGGAACTCGAGCAACTTCCCGCGCATGATCGGCGTCAAGTTCCAGCATCCGACGATGTACTACGATGATTCGTACGCGGTCAATTCACAGAACAACGGCCCGTACGGCGATGCGCTGCTCACCGAGTTGATCCCGTACATCGAGTCGCACTTCCGCGCGATCCCAAAACCCTACGCGCGCGTGCTCACCGGTGGCTCGACGGGCGGATGGGAATCGATCGCGCTCCAGGTACTGCATCCGGATTTCTTCAACGGAACGTGGACGCTGTATCCCGACCCGGTTGACTTCAGCCGCCTGCAACTGGTGGATGCGTATGCCGACACGAGCGCCTTCGTCGAGAACGAAAATCCAATCGTTGTGACGCCACGCTATATGAGTCGCTCATCCGAAGGCCAGCCTCAAACGACGCAGCGCGACCTGAGCAAGATCGAGTCGGTGCTGGGCAGCCACGAGCGCTCCGGCCAGCAGTTCAATGCATGGGACGCGGCATGGGGACCCGTCGGCGCCGACGGATATCCGCGCCCGCTGTGGAACAAGACCACCGGCACGATCGATCGCTCGGTCGCAACATACTGGCGCGACCATTTCGACCTGCGCTACATCCTGTCGAAGGACTGGGCGACCATCGGTCCCAAGCTGCAGGGCAAGCTTCACGTGTACGTCGGCGACATGGACAACTACTATCTGAACCTCGCCGTCTATCGCCTCAACGACTTTCTCCCATCGACTTCGTCACCCAGGTCAGACGCGGTATTCCAGTACGGCCGCCCGATGAAGGGCCACGGCTGGCAGCCGATGAGCGACGCCGAGATGGTCCGCATGATGTCGAAGCGCATCACGGAATCGGCACCGAAGGGCGCGGATGTGACGTCGTGGAAGTACTGA
- a CDS encoding glutamine synthetase III translates to MPTARQLAVQDISARITDESSTPVPLRTSEYFGVNTFGARQMREKLPKEIYVKLLSAVRQGKKLDRDIAPTVAQVIKDWAVSRGVTHFTHWFQPQTGLTAEKHDAFLTFDDELEPMESFSAAQLIQSEPDASSFPSGGLRATWEARGYTAWNPASPVFIVESAGARTLCVPSVFIGYNGEALDEMTPLLRSSDVLSQKATELLELMGDRGVRRVYTTLGAEQEYFLIDRTLFAMRPDLVMAGRTLIGAAPSRGQQLEDHYFGGIPERVQACIAEVEHELYKLSVPIVTRHNEVAPCQFEMAPMFEETDIAVDHNQIVMATLRRISLRHGLQALLAEKPFAGVNGSGKHCNWSMAVRSDDPAVDGVNLLKPGKTPHQNIRFLLFLAAVLQGVNKHAGLLRAAIATSGNEHRLGANEAPPAIISVFMGSMLTRVIDEIIEGKSTKSADQQMIGLGVAKLPEIEKDNTDRNRTSPFAFTGQKFEFRAVGSSQSIAFPIVLLNAAVAEAISDITEELREELKDGKRDSKSIDDAALKVVRKSFKASTPVRFEGNNYSTEWVKEAEKRGLLNLRRTPEALQQLETKQSRKTLTSLGIFTNEELDSRYHVRLERYTKDMLIELHTLREMVDTCVIPAVLGYAGSLANAAAQAKAAGIAVIPQIGIANKVGAKIEELLKRHDNLVGVIAKAESMHDDPGAQAKLLTSKGAEAMEAVREKCDELELMVCDSDWPLPKYREMLFPV, encoded by the coding sequence ATGCCTACCGCCCGCCAGTTAGCTGTCCAGGACATCTCCGCCCGCATCACCGACGAATCATCGACGCCGGTGCCCCTCCGCACGTCCGAGTACTTCGGCGTCAATACCTTCGGCGCGCGCCAGATGCGCGAGAAGCTGCCAAAGGAGATCTACGTCAAGCTCCTCTCGGCGGTCCGCCAGGGAAAGAAACTCGACCGTGACATCGCGCCGACAGTCGCGCAGGTGATCAAGGATTGGGCTGTCTCGCGAGGAGTGACTCACTTCACCCACTGGTTCCAGCCCCAGACCGGACTGACAGCGGAAAAGCACGACGCATTCCTCACCTTCGACGACGAGTTGGAGCCGATGGAATCGTTCTCAGCGGCGCAGCTCATTCAGAGCGAGCCGGACGCATCGAGCTTTCCGTCGGGCGGATTGCGCGCAACGTGGGAAGCGCGCGGTTACACGGCATGGAATCCTGCAAGCCCGGTGTTCATCGTCGAGAGTGCCGGGGCGCGCACGCTCTGCGTTCCATCGGTGTTCATCGGCTATAACGGCGAGGCGCTCGATGAGATGACGCCGCTGCTGCGCAGCTCCGACGTGCTGTCACAGAAGGCGACCGAGCTGCTCGAGCTGATGGGCGACCGCGGCGTACGGCGAGTCTACACGACACTCGGCGCGGAGCAGGAATATTTCCTGATCGATCGCACCCTGTTTGCGATGCGTCCGGATCTCGTGATGGCTGGCCGCACGCTCATCGGCGCTGCACCATCACGCGGGCAGCAGCTGGAGGATCACTACTTCGGCGGAATTCCTGAGCGCGTGCAGGCGTGCATCGCAGAAGTGGAACACGAGCTGTACAAGCTGAGCGTGCCTATCGTCACGCGGCACAACGAAGTTGCGCCGTGCCAGTTCGAGATGGCGCCGATGTTCGAGGAAACCGACATCGCGGTGGACCACAATCAGATAGTGATGGCGACGCTGCGGCGCATCTCACTGCGTCACGGGCTGCAGGCGTTGCTCGCTGAGAAGCCATTTGCTGGTGTGAACGGAAGCGGCAAGCACTGCAACTGGTCGATGGCTGTGCGCTCGGACGATCCGGCAGTCGATGGGGTCAATCTTCTGAAGCCAGGGAAGACGCCGCATCAGAACATCCGCTTCCTTCTCTTCCTCGCGGCAGTGCTGCAGGGCGTGAACAAACACGCAGGGCTTCTGCGCGCGGCGATCGCGACGTCCGGCAACGAGCACAGACTCGGTGCGAACGAGGCGCCGCCGGCCATCATCTCCGTATTCATGGGATCGATGCTCACGCGCGTGATCGACGAGATCATCGAGGGCAAGAGCACCAAGAGCGCTGATCAGCAGATGATCGGACTCGGCGTCGCCAAGCTGCCGGAGATCGAGAAGGACAACACCGATCGCAATCGCACCTCACCGTTCGCATTCACGGGCCAGAAGTTCGAGTTCCGCGCGGTCGGCTCGAGTCAGAGCATCGCCTTCCCGATCGTTCTCTTGAACGCAGCGGTCGCAGAGGCCATCTCGGATATCACGGAGGAACTTCGTGAGGAGCTGAAGGACGGCAAGCGTGACTCCAAGTCGATCGACGACGCCGCGCTCAAGGTCGTGCGCAAGTCGTTCAAGGCGAGCACGCCCGTCCGGTTCGAGGGAAACAACTACTCCACCGAGTGGGTGAAGGAAGCGGAGAAGCGCGGACTGCTGAATCTGCGCCGGACTCCGGAAGCGTTGCAGCAGCTCGAGACCAAACAATCACGCAAGACCCTCACTTCGCTCGGAATCTTCACGAACGAGGAGCTCGATTCGCGTTATCACGTCCGGCTCGAGCGCTACACCAAGGACATGTTGATCGAGCTCCATACGCTTCGCGAGATGGTCGACACATGTGTCATCCCGGCGGTACTTGGCTACGCCGGATCGCTCGCCAACGCGGCGGCGCAGGCGAAGGCCGCCGGAATCGCGGTCATCCCGCAGATCGGAATCGCCAACAAGGTCGGCGCAAAGATCGAGGAGCTGCTCAAGCGACACGACAATCTTGTAGGCGTGATTGCGAAGGCTGAATCGATGCACGACGATCCGGGTGCGCAGGCAAAGCTGCTCACGAGCAAGGGCGCAGAAGCGATGGAAGCCGTGCGCGAGAAGTGCGACGAGCTGGAGCTCATGGTGTGCGACAGTGATTGGCCGCTGCCGAAGTACCGCGAGATGCTGTTCCCGGTCTGA